One Aphidius gifuensis isolate YNYX2018 linkage group LG3, ASM1490517v1, whole genome shotgun sequence DNA window includes the following coding sequences:
- the LOC122850960 gene encoding uncharacterized protein LOC122850960, producing the protein MSGVGGNTSRLVGTARYVTINQSQCLRRSMSNLANQSNNITRNSATQVKSNDLSSCQYAGKQQDTQAKIASAKYWNIMSTAANKISSIAKNLKTKITGDKEKPLIAKVGNFNLSLYGGTVTLKAYGIYNTYYWNAPLNIEGNKELMEKLQNTIAVKKEVKAGKFNLSFDKDELTLKVRGSPHSFIFNHKLDITEKSAKSLQDKILADYGTPRDVSKFFSQDNHFIVSAYDTKITIKTQEGEKTVFPKLPNETERSSEAVDTNGLPIEEYIQENQVGMKTKENDNTFVLKHTINIKIKNEEPVESSNNAIENFLKIFRGNDKFEIIINSGEGILNTQENDESVNFDNSLRLVVEMNSQVLHANFHLGFICTVPYV; encoded by the exons atgagCGGAGTTGGAGGAAATACATCGCGTCTTGTTGGCACAGCAAGATATGTTACAATTAATCAATCACAATGTCTACGTAGATCCATGTCAAACTTGgcaaatcaatcaaataatattaccaGAAATTCAGCTACACAAGTTAAATCAAATGATCTTTCTAGTTGTCAATATGCAGGAAAACAACAAGATACTCAAG cTAAAATAGCATCAGCTAAATATTGGAACATTATGAGTACTGCTGCAaacaaaatatcatcaatagctaaaaatttaaaaactaaaattactGGTGACAAAGAAAAACCATTAATAGCAAAAgttggtaattttaatttatcactcTATGGTGGTACTGTTACATTAAAAGCATATGGAATTTATAATAC ATACTATTGGAATGCCCCACTTAACATTGAAGGCAACAAAGaattgatggaaaaattacaaaatacaattgctgttaaaaaagaagtaaaagctggtaaatttaatttatcatttgataaagatgaattaacattaaaagtACGAGGAAGCCCTCATAG ttttattttcaatcacaAACTTGACATTACTGAAAAATCGGCTAAAAGTTTACAGGATAAAATTTTAGCTGATTATGGAACTCCAAGAGATgtgagtaaatttttttcacaagataatcattttattgtatCGGCTTATGATACGAAAATCACAATAAAAACACAAGAAGGTGAAAAAAC TGTATTTCCTAAGCTTCCAAATGAAACGGAACGTTCAAGCGAAGCGGTAGATACAAATGGTCTTCCTATTGAAGAATATATCCAAGAAAATCAAGTAGGaatgaaaacaaaagaaaatgataatac TTTTGTTTTGAAGCAcacaattaacattaaaataaaaaatgaagaacCGGTTGAAAGCTCGAATAAtgctattgaaaattttctaaaaattttcagaggaaatgataaatttgaaataattattaacagcGGCGAGGGAATACTAAACACACAAGAAAATGATGAAAG tgtcAATTTTGACAATTCACTTCGCCTTGTAGTTGAAATGAATAGTCAAGTATTACATGCTAATTTTCACTTGGGCTTCATTTGTACCGTTCCTTATGTTTag
- the LOC122852183 gene encoding uncharacterized protein LOC122852183, whose amino-acid sequence MMSAAENKISPIAENCENTITCEEKEEEKPLISKVGKFNLSLYDGTFTLKAQGIDETLYFVAPYNIECDKELMENSLDLDGNHFKDEFKLGEFNLSVDNDKLTLKIPGSLKSFIFDHKLDITEESAENLQNEISADYLTPRETSSCFPQDNHFIISSYDTKITMKTEEGEIIEFPDHPDKKDEYSRKEINLNGPEYIHENQIGVKTKENDKTFVLKHTVNIKVNDEKPAENIKNAVEKFEIIITCGDGTLKTHENDESFDFKISFRLEADMNNEAATVGSILSYSNLNVSAK is encoded by the exons ATGATGAGTGCTGCTGAAAACAAAATATCACCAATTGCTGAAAATTGTGAGAATACAATTACttgtgaagaaaaagaagaagaaaaaccattaatatcaaaagttggtaaatttaatttatcactttATGATGGTACCTTTACATTGAAAGCACAAGGAATTGATGAAAC tttaTATTTCGTCGCCCCATATAACATTGAATGTGACAAAGAATTGATGGAAAATTCACTAGATCTAGATGGCAATCATTTTAAAGACGAATTTAAACttggtgaatttaatttatcagttgataatgataaattaacattaaaaataccaGGAAGCCTTAAAAg TTTTATTTTCGATCACAAACTTGACATTACTGAAGAATCGGCTGAAAATTTACAGAACGAAATTTCAGCTGACTATTTAACTCCAAGAGAAACTAGTAGTTGTTTTCCACAAgataatcattttataatatcgTCTTATGATACTAAAATCACAATGAAAACAGAAGAAGGTGAAATAAT TGAATTTCCCGATCATCCTGATAAGAAGGATGAATATTCAcgcaaagaaataaatttaaatggtcCAGAATATATCCACGAAAATCAAATAGgagtaaaaacaaaagaaaatgataaaac atttgttTTGAAGCACACGGTTAACATTAaagttaatgatgaaaaaccagctgaaaatataaagaatgctgttgaaaaatttgaaataattattacgtGCGGCGATGGAACACTAAAAACacatgaaaatgatgaaag TTTCgatttcaaaatttcatttcGCTTGGAGGCTGACATGAATAATGAAGCTGCTACTGTTGGCTCGATTTTATCATATTCCAATCTTAATGTTTcagcaaaataa
- the LOC122850959 gene encoding uncharacterized protein LOC122850959, which produces MSGIGGNTSRLVGTAKYVTINQTQCLRRSMSNLANQSNNITRNSATQVKSNDLSSCQYAGKQQDTQAKIASAKYWNIMSAAANKISSIAEIFKNKITAEEEEEEEKPLTSNVGKFNLSLYGGTVTLKARGIDETYCWDAPLNIEGDKELMENLQNTIAVKGEVKVGKFNLLFDNDKLTLKVRGRNKSFIFNHKLDITEKSAKDLQKKNDTSIFFPQDKHFIVSAYDTKYTIKTEEAEQTVVPKLRNKNGYSTNLSTNGSPIEEFIEENQIGIKTKENDKTFVLKHTVNMKVNDEKPSENLNNAVENFLKIFRRNDKFEIIINSGVVILSTQENDESMGFENSLRFVVEMNSQILHTGFHFGFKCSEPYVLAK; this is translated from the exons atgagCGGAATTGGAGGAAATACATCTCGTCTTGTTGGCACAGCAAAATATGTTACAATTAATCAAACACAATGTCTACGTAGATCCATGTCAAACTTGgcaaatcaatcaaataatattaccaGAAATTCAGCTACACAAGTTAAATCAAATGATCTTTCTAGTTGTCAATATGCAGGAAAACAACAAGATACTCAAG cTAAAATAGCATCAGCTAAATATTGGAACATTATGAGTGCTGCTGCAaacaaaatatcatcaatagctgaaatttttaaaaataaaattactgctgaggaagaagaagaagaagaaaaaccaTTAACATCAAACgttggtaaatttaatttatcactcTATGGTGGTACTGTCACATTGAAAGCACGAGGAATTGATGAAAC ataCTGTTGGGATGCTCCACTTAACATTGAAGGTGACAAAGAATTGATGGAAAATTTACAGAATACAATTGCTGTTAAAGGTGAAGTAAAAgttggtaaatttaatttattattcgataatgataaattaacattaaaagtACGAGGAAGAAATAAAAg ttttattttcaatcacaAACTTGACATTACTGAAAAATCGGCTAAagatttacagaaaaaaaacgatactagtatattttttccacaagataaacattttattgtaTCGGCTTATGATACTAAATACACAATAAAAACAGAAGAAGCTGAACAAAC TGTAGTTCCCAAGCTTCGAAATAAGAATGGATATTCAACAAATCTAAGTACAAATGGCTCACCTATCGAAGAATTTATCGAAGAAAATCAAATAggaataaaaacaaaagaaaatgataaaac TTTTGTTTTGAAGCACACGGTTAACATGAAAGTCAATGATGAAAAACCgtctgaaaatttaaataatgctgttgaaaattttctaaaaattttcagaagaaatgataaatttgaaataattattaacagcGGCGTGGTTATACTAAGCACACAAGAAAATGATGAAAG tatGGGTTTCGAAAATTCACTTCGCTTTGTAGTTGAAATGAATAGTCAAATATTACATACTGGTTTTCACTTCGGCTTCAAATGTAGTGAACCTTATGTTTtggcaaaataa
- the LOC122850958 gene encoding uncharacterized protein LOC122850958 has product MSGVLRNALRLAGTAKYVTNNYQTQYLRRSMSHVANCSNDITKNSATEDKSNDLSNCKYAEKPQDTQAKKESAVACEKDWNIISAAANKISSIAENFKNKITAEEEEEEEIPLKSNVGKFNLSLYGGTVTLKARGINKTYYWDAPLNIEGDKELMEKLQNTIAVKEEIKLGKFNLLFDDDKLILKIRGRDKSFTFNHKLDITEKSAKSLQDKILADYGTPSDMSKTFSQGNHFIVSACDTKITLKTKEGEKTFFPKLSNENEKLCEELSSNGLNIKEFTDENQVGIKTKENDKTFVSKYTINFQVNDEKPAENSNIENFLEIFRGNDKFEIIINSGEGTLRTQENDESYSFQESLHFVVDMHSRGFSVDIQSRLSNIYFV; this is encoded by the exons atgagCGGAGTTTTAAGAAATGCATTACGTCTTGCTGGCACAGCAAAATatgttacaaataattatcaaacacAATATCTACGTAGATCCATGTCACACGTGGCAAATTGTTCGAATGATATTACCAAAAATTCAGCTACAGAAGATAAATCAAATGATCTTTCTAATTGTAAATATGCAGAAAAACCACAAGATACTCAAG ctAAAAAAGAATCGGCTGTAGCATGTGAAAAAGATTGGAACATTATAAGTGCTGCTGCAaacaaaatatcatcaatagctgaaaattttaaaaataaaattactgctgaggaagaagaagaagaagaaatacCATTAAAATCAAACgttggtaaatttaatttatcactcTATGGTGGTACTGTTACATTAAAAGCACGAGGAATCAATAAAAC ttatTATTGGGATGCCCCACTTAACATTGAAGGTGACAAAGAATTGATGGAAAAGTTACAAAATACAATCGCCgttaaagaagaaataaaacttggtaaatttaatttattatttgatgatgataaattaatattaaaaatacgagGAAGAGATAAAAG tttTACTTTCAATCACAAACTTGACATTACTGAAAAATCGGCTAAAAGTTTACAGGATAAAATTTTAGCTGATTATGGAACTCCAAGTGATATGAGTAAAACTTTTTCACAAGGtaatcattttattgtatCGGCTTGTGATACTAAAATcacattaaaaacaaaagaagGTGAAAAAAc TTTTTTTCCCAAGCTTTCTAATGAGAATGAAAAACTATGCGAAGAACTAAGTTCAAATGGTCTAAATATCAAAGAATTTACCGACGAAAATCAAGTAggaataaaaacaaaagaaaatgataaaac TTTTGTTTCGAAATACACGATTAACTTTCaagttaatgatgaaaaaccggctgaaaattcaaatattgaaaattttctagaaatttttagaggaaatgataaatttgaaataattattaatagcgGCGAGGGAACACTGCGCACACAAGAAAATGATGAAag ttatTCTTTCCAAGAGTCACTTCACTTTGTAGTTGACATGCATAGTAGAGGATTTTCTGTTGATATTCAATCGCGTTTATCaaacatatattttgtttag